The Lampris incognitus isolate fLamInc1 chromosome 7, fLamInc1.hap2, whole genome shotgun sequence genome window below encodes:
- the si:ch211-235m3.5 gene encoding BICD family-like cargo adapter 1 isoform X3 yields MYSEHTQHLREQLSTAMEVQKAMSSELQALKEELRQKGKHTRSQDEELISAMREQVMRLTQREQALEERLVSVCQENSELKESLASLHTRLTLQEQCNQQHCQQLAEAWQDVEAARGHSQQLQTRVEELQEEVSLQASRSHGEASLLSELEGSLDTLDLGLSKEQMTQDVWSVLQLLLPLTEEVSGPHGSEVMDPQEDLQLMLHQLKGVARNLTHPSCHQELNQPIVDGTTDPRGNLTTVQELRYQNMQLQAQNAELKQMLECRQEQAGLVQQAIRDRDEAIAKKNLMEAELVRSKNDMMSLNNQLLEAIQRKLELSQELEAWQDDIQIIINQQLRSQQQSEQHQRKPTSNGKSFFSRSSSASSARTPRQSSFSTSWASEANQAKTQSPWRDWLRRGKGAQHGK; encoded by the exons ATGTACAGCGAACACACCCAGCATCTCCGTGAACAGCTCAGCACC GCTATGGAAGTACAGAAGGCCATGTCCAGTGAGCTACAGGCTCTAAAAGAGGAGCTCCGCCAAAAGGGAAAGCATACCAGATCACAGGATGAGGAGCTAATCAGTGCCATGAGGGAGCAG GTGATGCGTCTAACTCAGAGGGAACAGGCCCTGGAGGAGCGGCTGGTGAGTGTGTGTCAGGAGAACTCTGAGCTTAAGGAGAGCCTGGCCTCTTTACACACACGTCTGACTCTGCAGGAACAATGCAACCAGCAGCACTGCCAACAG CTAGCTGAGGCATGGCAGGATGTAGAGGCAGCGCGGGGCCATTCTCAGCAGCTGCAAACTCGTGTGGAGGAGCTGCAGGAGGAGGTGTCGCTACAGGCGAGTCGGAGCCACGGAGAAGCTTCACTGCTGTCAGAGCTGGAGGGCAGCTTGGACACCTTAGATTTAGGACTCAGCAAGGAACAg ATGACGCAAGACGTGTGGTCCGTGCTCCAGCTGCTGCTCCCGTTGACCGAGGAGGTGAGTGGCCCACATGGGTCTGAAGTCATGGATCCACAGGAAGACCTGCAGCTCATGCTGCACCAGCTGAAGGGAGTGGCCCGCAATCTGACCCACCCGAGCTGCCATCAG GAGCTGAATCAGCCTATTGTTGATGGGACGACTGATCCGCGTGGGAATCTGACCACAGTCCAGGAGCTGAGATATCAG AACATGCAGCTCCAAGCACAGAATGCAGAACTGAAGCAGATGTTGGAGTGCAGACAGGAACAGGCTGGTTTGGTCCAACAAGCCATCAGAGACCGAGATGAAGCAATAGCCAA AAAGAACCTGATGGAGGCTGAGCTGGTGAGAAGTAAAAATGACATGATGTCTCTGAACAACCAGTTGTTGGAAGCTATCCAACGTAAACTGGAATTGTCACAGGAACTGGAGGCCTGGCAG GATGACATTCAGATCATCATCAACCAGCAGCTGAGGTCCCAGCAGCAGTCGGAGCAGCACCAGAGGAAGCCCACCTCCAATGGCAAATCATTCTTCAGCAGGTCCAGCTCTGCTTCCTCAGCACGAACACCTCGCCAGTCCTCCTTCTCCACCTCATGGGCCTCAGAGGCCAACCAAGCCAAAACCCAATCCCCCTGGAGGGACTGGCTCAGACGGGGCAAAGGGGCACAGCATGGCAAATAA